The Mycolicibacterium mageritense genome contains a region encoding:
- the ggh gene encoding glucosylglycerate hydrolase: MPPDPSFAPTQLAARAAYLLRGNDLGVMTTAAPLLYPHMWSWDAAFVSIGLAPLSVERAVVELDTLLSAQWRNGMIPHIVFANGVDGYFPGPARWATSALAANAPRNRHTSGITQPPVHAIAVQRILDHAKTRGRSTRAVAAAFLDRRWADLVRWHRWLAECRDQDEQGRITLYHGWESGMDNSPRWDSAYANVIPGAVPEYQREDNTIVTDASQRPSDLEYDRYLWLLEEMKSVRYEDGLLPKVMSFAVQDVFVSAVFSVACQVLAEIGEDHKRPHADVRDLYSWAERFRAGVVETSDERTGAAKDFDVKAKRWVATETVAQFAPLLCGGLPHDRERALLRLLEGPRFCGHPDLRYALIPSTSPVSRDFRPREYWRGPVWPVMTWLFSWCFARRGWAERALTLRREGLRQASDGTFAEYYEPFTGEPLGSMQQSWTAAAVLDWLG; encoded by the coding sequence ATGCCACCTGATCCCAGCTTCGCGCCAACGCAGCTCGCCGCCCGGGCTGCCTATCTGCTGCGCGGCAACGACCTCGGCGTGATGACCACCGCGGCGCCCCTGCTGTACCCGCACATGTGGAGCTGGGACGCGGCGTTCGTGTCGATCGGCTTGGCGCCGTTGAGCGTCGAGCGGGCGGTCGTGGAACTCGACACCCTGCTCTCGGCGCAGTGGCGCAACGGCATGATCCCGCACATCGTGTTCGCCAACGGTGTCGACGGCTACTTCCCCGGCCCGGCGCGCTGGGCCACGTCGGCCCTGGCCGCCAACGCACCGCGCAACAGGCACACGTCCGGCATCACGCAGCCGCCCGTGCACGCGATCGCGGTGCAGCGCATCCTCGATCACGCCAAGACCAGGGGGCGGTCCACGCGCGCGGTGGCCGCGGCGTTCCTGGACCGGCGCTGGGCGGATCTGGTGCGGTGGCATCGGTGGCTGGCCGAATGTCGCGATCAGGACGAGCAGGGCCGGATAACGCTGTATCACGGCTGGGAGTCCGGCATGGACAACTCCCCGCGCTGGGACAGCGCCTATGCCAACGTGATTCCCGGCGCGGTGCCCGAGTATCAGCGCGAGGACAACACCATCGTCACCGACGCCAGCCAGCGCCCGTCCGACCTCGAGTACGACCGGTACCTGTGGCTGCTGGAGGAGATGAAATCGGTCCGCTACGAGGACGGTCTGCTGCCCAAGGTGATGAGCTTCGCGGTGCAGGACGTGTTCGTCTCGGCGGTGTTCTCGGTGGCCTGCCAGGTGCTCGCCGAGATCGGTGAAGACCACAAGCGCCCGCACGCGGATGTCCGCGACCTGTATTCGTGGGCCGAGCGGTTCCGCGCCGGGGTCGTCGAAACCAGTGACGAACGGACCGGCGCAGCAAAGGATTTCGACGTCAAGGCCAAGCGCTGGGTGGCGACCGAGACCGTCGCGCAGTTCGCCCCGCTGCTGTGCGGCGGGCTGCCGCACGACCGGGAACGCGCGTTGCTGCGGCTGCTGGAGGGCCCGCGGTTCTGCGGGCATCCCGACCTGAGATACGCGTTGATTCCGTCGACGTCGCCGGTGTCGCGGGATTTCCGGCCGCGCGAATACTGGCGCGGGCCGGTGTGGCCCGTGATGACGTGGCTGTTCTCGTGGTGTTTCGCGCGGCGCGGCTGGGCAGAGCGGGCGCTGACGCTGCGACGCGAAGGGCTGCGCCAGGCCAGCGACGGCACCTTCGCCGAGTACTACGAACCGTTCACGGGTGAGCCGCTTGGCAGCATGCAGCAGTCGTGGACCGCGGCGGCCGTGCTGGACTGGCTGGGCTAG
- a CDS encoding amino acid ABC transporter ATP-binding protein: MPGPEAVSLAATGIHLSFGPNAVLRGVDLDVPAGTTTAVIGPSGSGKSTLLRTLNRLYEPDSGDILLDGRSVLADNPDQLRQRIGMVFQQFNLFPHRTVLDNVTLGPRKLKGLGADAARELGLAQLDRVGLRHKADVRPATLSGGQQQRVAIARALAMAPQVMFFDEATSALDPELVKGILELIAELAADGMTIVAVTHEMGFARSTADTVVFMDHGKVVESGPPAQLFESAETDRLRRFLSQVL; this comes from the coding sequence ATGCCGGGCCCAGAAGCAGTCTCGTTGGCCGCCACGGGCATTCACCTGTCGTTCGGGCCGAACGCGGTGTTGCGCGGCGTCGATCTCGATGTGCCCGCGGGCACCACCACGGCGGTCATCGGGCCGTCCGGGTCGGGCAAGTCGACGCTGCTGCGGACCCTCAACCGGCTCTACGAACCCGACAGCGGCGACATCCTGCTCGACGGCCGGTCCGTGCTGGCCGACAATCCCGACCAGCTGCGTCAGCGCATCGGCATGGTGTTCCAGCAGTTCAACCTCTTTCCGCACCGCACCGTGCTGGACAACGTCACCCTGGGCCCGCGCAAGCTCAAGGGTCTCGGTGCCGACGCGGCGCGCGAGCTCGGGCTGGCGCAGCTCGACCGGGTCGGCCTGCGGCACAAGGCCGATGTGCGTCCCGCCACGCTGTCCGGCGGCCAGCAGCAGCGCGTCGCGATCGCCCGTGCGCTCGCGATGGCACCCCAGGTGATGTTCTTCGACGAGGCCACCTCGGCGCTCGACCCCGAGCTGGTCAAAGGGATCCTGGAGCTCATCGCCGAACTGGCGGCCGACGGCATGACCATCGTGGCCGTCACCCACGAGATGGGGTTCGCGCGCTCGACCGCCGACACCGTGGTGTTCATGGACCACGGCAAGGTCGTCGAGTCCGGGCCCCCGGCGCAATTGTTCGAATCGGCCGAAACAGACCGGCTCCGCCGGTTCCTCTCCCAGGTGCTCTGA
- a CDS encoding LpqN/LpqT family lipoprotein yields MIDMARRWRVLAAGVAAGMAGVVGFAGQTASAEPVFPIPAPAPVVPAPVAAAPAAPGVAQGIAPGPVLAPAVAAPQQIVPASSGTIADYFKSKGVAMQPQVSHDFKALTIVLPMPTGWSTVPDPNVPDAFAVIADRASTDLYTPNAQVVVYKLVGNFDPKEAISHGYIDSQQQLGWRTTDMSMTDFGGFPSAFIEGSYQADGQMLNTSRRHVIATSGTDRYLVSMSVNYAAANQGVSAAADAADAIVSGFKVSAPGPAAPPAAPAAPAPAPPGAAPAAGLPQLLGLTG; encoded by the coding sequence ATGATCGACATGGCCCGCCGCTGGCGGGTTCTGGCAGCAGGAGTGGCAGCAGGCATGGCGGGGGTTGTTGGCTTCGCCGGCCAAACCGCTTCCGCCGAACCCGTGTTTCCCATCCCCGCCCCGGCACCGGTCGTACCGGCCCCGGTCGCCGCAGCTCCCGCAGCCCCAGGTGTCGCGCAAGGCATCGCACCGGGCCCGGTCCTCGCACCCGCGGTCGCCGCGCCGCAGCAGATCGTGCCCGCGTCGTCCGGCACCATCGCCGACTACTTCAAGAGCAAGGGCGTGGCGATGCAGCCCCAGGTCAGCCACGACTTCAAGGCGCTCACCATCGTGCTGCCGATGCCGACCGGCTGGAGCACGGTGCCCGACCCCAACGTGCCCGACGCGTTCGCGGTCATCGCCGACCGCGCCAGCACCGACCTCTACACGCCCAACGCCCAGGTGGTCGTGTACAAGCTGGTGGGCAACTTCGACCCCAAGGAAGCCATCAGCCACGGCTACATCGACAGCCAGCAGCAGCTGGGCTGGCGGACCACCGACATGTCCATGACCGATTTCGGCGGATTCCCGTCGGCCTTCATCGAAGGTAGCTACCAGGCCGACGGCCAGATGCTCAACACGTCGCGGCGCCATGTGATCGCGACCTCGGGTACCGACCGCTATCTGGTGTCGATGTCCGTCAACTACGCGGCGGCCAACCAGGGCGTATCAGCTGCCGCCGATGCCGCCGACGCGATCGTGTCGGGCTTCAAGGTGAGTGCACCGGGCCCTGCCGCACCGCCCGCGGCACCGGCTGCGCCCGCACCCGCACCGCCCGGAGCAGCTCCGGCAGCGGGTTTGCCACAGCTTTTGGGGCTCACGGGCTAG
- a CDS encoding MFS transporter: MVDARAPIALWRSLRGMTEFRRLLELRVVSQFGDGLFQAGLAGAILFNPERAAGPWAIAGAFAVLFLPYSALGPAAGALLDRWDRRLVMIGANLGRLVLVLLVGVLLAFGVADLPILCGALIVNGFTRFVSSGLSAALPDVVPADQVVTMNSVATATGAVAAFLGANFMLLPRWVFGADDAGAAVIIFIVLAPVALALWLSVRFGPHVLGPHESRRAIHGSVAYAVSTGWVHGVKTVMAVRPVGATLAGLAAHRMAFGINTLLVLVIVRHTDTPNQVAGLGLGTAVVFLAAAGAGSFLATVVTPAVIARVGRYATANWALGFAAVVQLAGVTLHLPVMLVCGFLLGASGQLVKLCADSAMQLDVDDALRGHVFTVQDALFWMSFIAAITASAAVIPADGHAPGLVVAGSVIYLAGLATHAVVARPAQRGV; this comes from the coding sequence GTGGTTGACGCTCGCGCGCCCATCGCTCTCTGGCGATCGCTGCGCGGCATGACCGAGTTCCGTCGGCTGCTCGAGCTGCGGGTCGTCAGCCAGTTCGGCGACGGTCTGTTCCAGGCCGGGCTGGCGGGTGCGATCCTGTTCAACCCGGAACGCGCCGCGGGGCCGTGGGCCATCGCGGGGGCCTTCGCGGTGCTGTTCCTGCCGTACTCGGCGCTCGGTCCGGCCGCGGGCGCCCTGTTGGACCGCTGGGACCGCCGGTTGGTCATGATCGGCGCGAACCTCGGGCGGCTCGTGCTGGTGCTGCTCGTCGGCGTCCTGCTGGCGTTCGGCGTCGCGGATTTACCGATCCTGTGCGGCGCGCTGATCGTCAACGGTTTCACGCGGTTCGTGTCATCGGGCCTGTCGGCCGCACTGCCGGACGTCGTGCCTGCCGACCAGGTCGTCACGATGAACTCCGTGGCCACCGCGACCGGCGCGGTCGCGGCGTTCCTCGGGGCCAACTTCATGCTGTTGCCGCGGTGGGTGTTCGGTGCCGACGACGCAGGCGCCGCGGTCATCATCTTCATCGTGCTCGCGCCCGTGGCGCTCGCGTTGTGGCTGTCGGTGCGGTTCGGCCCACATGTGCTGGGCCCGCACGAGAGCAGGCGGGCCATCCACGGTTCGGTGGCCTACGCGGTGTCCACGGGCTGGGTGCACGGCGTCAAGACGGTCATGGCGGTGCGGCCCGTGGGTGCGACGCTCGCGGGCCTGGCAGCGCACCGCATGGCGTTCGGCATCAACACCTTGCTGGTGCTGGTGATCGTGCGACACACAGACACCCCGAATCAGGTCGCGGGCCTCGGCCTCGGCACCGCAGTGGTGTTCCTCGCCGCCGCGGGCGCCGGTTCGTTCCTCGCCACGGTGGTCACCCCGGCCGTGATCGCCCGCGTCGGCCGATACGCGACCGCCAACTGGGCGCTGGGGTTCGCCGCGGTCGTACAGCTCGCCGGGGTGACGCTGCACCTGCCGGTCATGCTCGTGTGCGGCTTCCTGCTCGGCGCGTCCGGACAGTTGGTGAAGCTGTGCGCCGACTCCGCGATGCAGCTCGACGTCGACGACGCGCTGCGCGGGCACGTGTTCACGGTGCAGGACGCGTTGTTCTGGATGTCGTTCATCGCGGCCATCACGGCCTCGGCCGCCGTGATCCCGGCCGACGGGCACGCGCCCGGTCTTGTCGTGGCGGGCTCGGTGATCTACCTCGCCGGACTGGCCACCCACGCGGTGGTGGCGAGGCCCGCACAACGCGGGGTCTAG
- a CDS encoding YqgE/AlgH family protein — protein MAASEDPEDFVAPAAHRVRPGTLLLANTDLLEPTFRRSVIYIVEHNAGGTLGVVLNRASETAVYNVLPQWAKLTAKPKTMFIGGPVKRDSALCLATLRVGMQADGVPGLRHVQGRIVMVDLDADPDVLAPMIEGVRIFAGYSGWTIGQLDGEIERDDWIVLSALPSDVLIEPRVDLWGRVLRRQPLPMSLLATHPIDVSRN, from the coding sequence GTGGCTGCGTCAGAGGATCCGGAGGACTTCGTCGCGCCCGCGGCACACCGGGTGCGGCCGGGCACGCTGCTGCTCGCCAACACCGATCTGCTCGAGCCGACGTTTCGGCGCAGCGTCATCTACATCGTCGAGCACAACGCCGGCGGGACACTGGGTGTGGTGCTGAACCGGGCCAGCGAGACCGCGGTCTACAACGTGCTGCCGCAGTGGGCGAAACTGACCGCCAAACCCAAGACCATGTTCATCGGCGGTCCGGTCAAACGTGATTCGGCCCTGTGTCTCGCGACGCTGCGGGTCGGCATGCAGGCTGACGGCGTGCCGGGCCTGCGCCATGTGCAGGGCCGCATCGTGATGGTCGATCTCGATGCCGACCCCGACGTGCTCGCACCGATGATCGAAGGGGTCCGCATCTTCGCCGGCTACTCGGGCTGGACCATCGGTCAGCTCGACGGCGAGATCGAGCGCGACGACTGGATCGTGCTGTCGGCGTTGCCATCCGATGTGTTGATCGAGCCGCGCGTGGATCTCTGGGGTCGCGTGTTGCGCAGGCAGCCGCTGCCCATGTCGCTGCTCGCGACGCATCCGATCGACGTCAGCCGCAATTAG
- a CDS encoding ABC transporter substrate-binding protein/permease produces the protein MSVRRFAALVASILMVMGLVLAGPAAADADQCAPPGVESASALPTNLAAAATGPGADKYTTPDVEPLDAVRLDTLGLGTPGVLTVGTLSDAPPSICINSAGQFTGFDNEVLRAIADKLGLKINFVGTEFSGLLAQTASRRFDVASSSITTTDARRRTVGFTNGYDFGYFSLVVPTGSPITGFSQLAPGQRIGVVQGTVQEAYVIDTLHLQPVKFPDYNTVYASLKSRQIDAWVAPSQQASGTVQPGDPAQIIENTFSLDNFVAWAVAKENKPLIDALNSGLDAVIADGTWARLYSDWVPRALPPGWKPGSKAAPAPQLPDFNAIAASHQQPAATGPVAAKSTLSQLADSFLDWDLYRQAIPDLFKTGLPNTLILTVSASIIGLVLGMGLAVAGISRSRWLRWPARVYTDIFRGLPEVVIILLIGLGVGPVVGSLTGNSPYPLGIAALGLMAAAYIGEIFRSGIQSVEAGQLEASRALGFSYGASMRLVVVPQGVRRVLPALMNQFISLLKASSLVYFLGLVASQRELFQVGRDLNAQTGNLSPLVAAGLFYLLLTIPLTHLVNYVDNRLRRGRAPVEEELPPAATTQEMI, from the coding sequence ATGAGCGTCAGACGATTCGCGGCGCTGGTGGCATCGATCCTGATGGTGATGGGGCTGGTGCTGGCAGGGCCGGCCGCAGCAGATGCCGACCAGTGCGCCCCGCCCGGCGTCGAGAGCGCCAGTGCGCTGCCGACCAACCTCGCAGCCGCGGCGACCGGACCCGGGGCGGACAAATACACCACGCCCGATGTCGAGCCGCTCGACGCGGTCCGGTTGGACACCCTGGGGCTCGGCACCCCGGGCGTGCTCACGGTCGGAACCCTGTCGGACGCGCCGCCGAGCATCTGCATCAACTCCGCGGGCCAGTTCACCGGGTTCGACAACGAGGTGCTGCGTGCGATCGCCGACAAGCTGGGCCTCAAGATCAACTTCGTCGGCACCGAGTTCTCGGGCCTGCTGGCGCAGACCGCGTCGCGCCGCTTCGACGTGGCGTCGTCGTCGATCACCACGACCGACGCGCGGCGGCGCACCGTGGGCTTCACCAACGGCTACGACTTCGGCTACTTCTCGTTGGTGGTGCCGACCGGTTCACCCATCACGGGCTTCTCGCAACTGGCCCCCGGGCAGCGCATCGGCGTCGTGCAGGGCACCGTGCAGGAGGCCTACGTCATCGACACGCTGCACCTGCAGCCCGTGAAGTTCCCCGACTACAACACGGTCTACGCGAGCCTCAAGTCCCGGCAGATCGACGCGTGGGTGGCACCGTCACAACAGGCGTCGGGCACGGTGCAGCCGGGTGACCCGGCGCAGATCATCGAAAACACCTTCAGCTTGGACAATTTCGTGGCCTGGGCGGTGGCCAAGGAGAACAAGCCCCTGATCGACGCGCTCAACTCCGGGCTCGACGCGGTGATCGCCGACGGCACCTGGGCGCGGCTGTACTCCGACTGGGTGCCGCGGGCGCTGCCGCCGGGCTGGAAGCCCGGCTCCAAAGCCGCGCCGGCGCCGCAGCTGCCGGACTTCAACGCGATCGCGGCGAGTCACCAACAGCCCGCCGCCACGGGCCCGGTCGCGGCGAAATCGACGCTGTCCCAACTGGCCGACTCTTTCCTGGACTGGGATCTGTACCGCCAGGCGATTCCCGACCTGTTCAAGACCGGTCTACCGAACACGCTGATCCTCACGGTGTCGGCGAGCATCATCGGCCTGGTCCTCGGCATGGGCCTCGCGGTGGCAGGCATCTCGCGCTCCCGCTGGCTGCGCTGGCCCGCACGGGTCTACACCGACATCTTCCGCGGCCTGCCCGAAGTCGTGATCATCCTGCTGATCGGGCTGGGCGTCGGGCCCGTCGTCGGGTCACTGACCGGCAACAGCCCCTACCCGCTCGGCATCGCGGCGCTCGGGCTGATGGCCGCGGCCTACATCGGCGAGATCTTCCGGTCGGGCATCCAGAGCGTCGAGGCCGGGCAGCTCGAGGCATCGCGCGCGCTGGGCTTCAGCTACGGCGCGTCGATGCGGCTCGTCGTCGTCCCGCAGGGCGTGCGCCGGGTGCTTCCCGCGCTCATGAACCAGTTCATCTCACTGCTGAAGGCTTCGTCGCTGGTGTACTTCCTCGGGCTGGTCGCCAGTCAGCGCGAACTTTTCCAGGTCGGCCGGGATCTCAACGCGCAGACCGGCAATCTGTCGCCGCTGGTCGCCGCGGGCCTGTTCTACCTGCTGCTGACCATCCCGCTGACCCACCTCGTGAACTACGTCGACAACCGGCTGCGCCGCGGCCGAGCGCCCGTGGAAGAGGAACTGCCGCCCGCCGCGACCACCCAGGAGATGATCTGA
- a CDS encoding SDR family oxidoreductase produces the protein MPTALITGAGGGIGSAIAAALAPTHTLLLAGRPSAHLDEVAERLGAPTWPLDLTDPDSIEASTEVLAELDVLVHNAGVLFPGRVAESSADEWRASFEVNVTGAVALTLALLPALRAARGHVVFINSGAGRTVSPGMASYSASKFALRAFADSLRADEPSLRVTSIFPGRTDSEMQRALVAYEERDYDPERFLRPETVAGLVATAVTTPPDGHVHEIVVRPG, from the coding sequence GTGCCAACCGCGCTGATCACGGGAGCCGGTGGCGGTATCGGTTCGGCGATCGCCGCCGCCCTCGCCCCCACCCACACCCTGCTGCTGGCCGGGCGCCCGTCGGCGCATCTCGACGAGGTCGCCGAGCGGCTCGGCGCCCCGACCTGGCCACTGGACCTCACCGACCCGGACTCGATCGAGGCGAGCACCGAGGTGCTCGCCGAACTCGACGTCCTGGTGCACAACGCGGGCGTGCTCTTCCCGGGCCGGGTCGCCGAGTCGAGCGCCGACGAGTGGCGGGCCAGCTTTGAGGTCAACGTAACCGGCGCCGTCGCGCTCACGCTGGCGCTGCTGCCCGCCCTGCGGGCCGCCCGCGGTCACGTCGTGTTCATCAATTCCGGTGCCGGACGGACGGTTTCGCCCGGCATGGCGTCGTATTCGGCGAGCAAGTTCGCGCTGCGAGCATTCGCCGACTCCCTGCGGGCCGACGAGCCGTCGCTACGCGTGACGTCGATCTTCCCGGGCCGCACCGACTCCGAGATGCAGCGCGCGTTGGTCGCCTACGAGGAGCGCGACTACGACCCCGAGCGTTTCCTGCGCCCCGAGACCGTCGCGGGCCTGGTCGCCACGGCCGTCACCACCCCGCCCGACGGCCACGTGCACGAAATCGTGGTCCGCCCCGGGTGA
- a CDS encoding MarR family winged helix-turn-helix transcriptional regulator → MVETESQVTELAGELQRVLSKVFSVLRRGDTNKGTAGDLTLAQLSILLTLLDQGPIRMTELAARERVRTPTTTVAIRRLEKLGLVKRSRDPSDLRAVLVDVTPRGLVQHRESLAARRADLAARLAKLSAEDLETLSKALAPLERLAGGEQEDQKGAPEPPGCG, encoded by the coding sequence ATGGTGGAGACCGAATCCCAAGTCACCGAGCTGGCTGGGGAATTGCAGCGGGTGCTCTCCAAGGTTTTCTCCGTGCTGCGCCGCGGCGACACCAACAAGGGCACCGCGGGTGACCTCACGCTTGCTCAGCTGTCGATTTTGCTGACCTTGCTCGATCAGGGTCCGATCCGGATGACCGAGCTGGCCGCCCGTGAGCGGGTCCGTACGCCCACCACCACCGTGGCGATCCGCCGGCTGGAGAAGCTCGGCCTGGTCAAACGCTCCCGTGACCCCTCTGACCTGCGAGCCGTGCTCGTCGACGTGACGCCGCGCGGGCTGGTCCAGCACCGCGAATCGCTCGCGGCCCGGCGCGCCGACCTGGCCGCGCGGCTGGCCAAGCTCAGCGCCGAGGATCTCGAGACCCTGTCCAAGGCCTTGGCGCCGCTGGAGCGGCTGGCCGGTGGCGAGCAAGAGGACCAGAAGGGCGCGCCGGAACCACCCGGCTGCGGATAA
- the leuS gene encoding leucine--tRNA ligase: protein MTDSATTQPASDVGDTPQHRYNAELAGEIERAWQERWQVLGTFNVANPVGTLAPQDGAEIPADKMFVQDMFPYPSGEGLHVGHPLGYIATDVYARFYRMTGRNVLHALGFDAFGLPAEQYAVQTGTHPRTRTEANIVNFRRQLGRLGLGHDARRSFSTTDVDFYKWTQWIFLQIYNAWFDPALGRARRISELVAEFDSGTRVLDDGRDWAKLDAGERADVIDSYRLVYRADSMVNWCPGLGTVLANEEVTSDGRSDRGNFPVFRKRLRQWMMRITAYSDRLLEDLDVLDWPEKVKTMQRNWIGRSTGAQVRFATDAGDVEVFTTRPDTLFGATYLVLAPEHPLVEQLAAASWPEGVDSRWTYGANSPAEAVSAYRAAIAAKSDLERQENKTKTGVFLGAYAVNPVNDQRIPIFIADYVLSGYGTGAIMAVPGGDQRDWDFATEFGLPIIEVVAGGDISECAYNGDGTMVNSGFLDGLSVEDAKVAIVNRLEVDGRGQARIEYKLRDWLFARQRYWGEPFPIVYDADGRAHPLPESALPVELPDVPDYSPVLFDPDDADSEPSPPLNKATEWVHVELDLGDGLKPYTRDTNVMPQWAGSSWYELRYTDPHNPDELCAKENEAYWMGPRPDEHGPDDPGGVDLYVGGVEHAVLHLLYSRFWHKVLYDLGHVSSREPYRRLVNQGYIQAFAYTDARGSYVPAAEVVERDGKFYWTGPDGEIEVNQEFGKIGKSLKNSVSPDEICDNYGADTLRVYEMSMGPLEASRPWATKDVVGAHRFLQRVWRLVVSEETGATDVAEHEAIDDDTAKILHRTIAGVTEDYVALRNNTAAAKLIEYTNHLTKEGVRARAALEPLVLMVAPLAPHLAEELWHRLGHEKSLAHGPFPVADERYLVDDTVELPVQVNGKVRSKITVAADADKAAVEAAALADDKVQGFLAGAAPKKIIVVPGRLINLVV from the coding sequence GTGACCGACTCCGCGACCACGCAGCCAGCCTCCGACGTGGGGGACACCCCGCAGCACCGCTACAACGCGGAGCTCGCGGGGGAGATCGAGCGTGCCTGGCAGGAACGGTGGCAGGTGCTGGGTACGTTCAACGTCGCCAATCCGGTGGGCACGCTGGCACCGCAGGACGGTGCCGAGATCCCGGCCGACAAGATGTTCGTCCAGGACATGTTCCCGTACCCGTCCGGCGAGGGCCTGCATGTCGGCCATCCGCTCGGCTACATCGCGACGGATGTGTACGCCCGCTTCTACCGGATGACGGGCCGCAACGTGCTGCACGCGCTGGGCTTCGACGCGTTCGGGCTGCCCGCCGAGCAGTACGCGGTGCAGACGGGCACGCATCCGCGGACCCGCACCGAGGCCAACATCGTCAACTTCCGCCGTCAGCTGGGCCGGCTCGGGCTGGGCCACGACGCGCGGCGCAGCTTCTCCACGACCGATGTCGACTTCTACAAGTGGACGCAGTGGATCTTCCTGCAGATCTACAACGCCTGGTTCGACCCGGCGCTGGGCCGTGCGCGCCGCATCTCCGAGCTGGTGGCCGAGTTCGACTCGGGTACCCGGGTTCTCGACGACGGCCGGGATTGGGCGAAGCTCGACGCCGGTGAGCGGGCCGATGTGATCGACTCCTACCGGCTGGTGTACCGCGCGGACTCGATGGTGAACTGGTGCCCAGGCTTGGGCACGGTGCTGGCCAACGAGGAGGTCACCTCGGACGGCCGCAGCGACCGCGGCAACTTCCCGGTGTTCCGGAAGCGGTTGCGGCAGTGGATGATGCGCATCACGGCCTATTCGGACCGGCTGCTCGAGGATCTCGACGTGCTGGACTGGCCGGAAAAGGTCAAGACCATGCAGCGCAACTGGATCGGGCGCTCGACGGGTGCCCAGGTGCGCTTCGCGACCGACGCAGGTGATGTCGAGGTGTTCACCACCCGCCCAGACACGCTGTTCGGTGCCACGTATCTGGTGCTGGCGCCCGAGCATCCGCTGGTGGAGCAGCTCGCGGCCGCGTCGTGGCCCGAGGGCGTGGACTCGCGGTGGACCTACGGTGCGAATTCGCCTGCCGAGGCGGTCAGCGCCTATCGAGCCGCGATCGCCGCGAAGTCCGACCTGGAGCGCCAGGAGAACAAGACCAAGACCGGTGTGTTCCTCGGCGCCTACGCCGTCAACCCGGTCAACGATCAACGCATTCCGATCTTCATCGCCGACTATGTGCTGAGCGGGTACGGCACGGGCGCGATCATGGCGGTGCCGGGCGGCGACCAGCGGGACTGGGACTTCGCCACGGAGTTCGGCCTGCCGATCATCGAAGTCGTTGCGGGCGGTGATATTTCGGAATGTGCCTACAACGGTGACGGCACCATGGTCAACTCCGGCTTCCTCGACGGGTTGTCGGTGGAGGACGCGAAGGTCGCGATCGTCAACCGCCTCGAGGTCGACGGCCGCGGGCAGGCGCGCATCGAATACAAGCTGCGCGACTGGCTGTTCGCGCGCCAGCGGTACTGGGGCGAGCCGTTCCCGATCGTCTACGACGCCGACGGACGCGCCCACCCGCTGCCGGAATCGGCTCTGCCCGTTGAGCTTCCGGATGTGCCCGACTATTCGCCGGTGCTGTTCGACCCCGACGACGCCGACAGTGAGCCCTCGCCGCCGCTGAACAAGGCGACCGAATGGGTGCACGTCGAGCTGGACCTGGGCGACGGCCTCAAGCCCTATACGCGCGACACCAACGTCATGCCGCAGTGGGCGGGCAGCTCGTGGTACGAGCTGCGCTACACCGACCCGCACAACCCGGACGAGCTGTGCGCCAAGGAGAACGAGGCCTACTGGATGGGTCCGCGGCCCGACGAGCACGGCCCCGACGACCCGGGCGGCGTCGACCTCTACGTCGGTGGCGTCGAACATGCGGTGCTGCACCTGCTGTACTCGCGGTTCTGGCACAAGGTGCTCTACGACCTCGGCCACGTGTCGTCGCGCGAGCCCTATCGGCGCCTGGTCAACCAGGGCTACATCCAGGCGTTCGCCTACACCGACGCGCGGGGCTCGTACGTGCCCGCCGCGGAGGTCGTCGAACGTGACGGCAAGTTCTACTGGACCGGCCCCGACGGTGAGATCGAGGTCAACCAGGAGTTCGGCAAGATCGGCAAGAGCCTGAAGAACTCGGTGTCGCCCGACGAGATCTGTGACAACTACGGCGCGGACACGCTGCGGGTCTACGAGATGTCGATGGGTCCGCTCGAGGCGTCGCGGCCGTGGGCGACCAAGGACGTCGTCGGCGCACACCGGTTCCTGCAGCGCGTGTGGCGCCTGGTGGTGTCCGAGGAGACAGGTGCCACCGATGTCGCCGAACACGAGGCGATCGACGACGACACCGCCAAGATCCTGCACCGCACGATCGCCGGTGTCACCGAAGACTATGTGGCACTGCGCAACAACACCGCGGCGGCCAAGCTGATCGAGTACACCAACCACCTCACCAAGGAAGGGGTGCGGGCCCGCGCGGCGCTCGAGCCGCTGGTGTTGATGGTCGCGCCGCTCGCGCCGCACCTGGCCGAGGAACTGTGGCACCGGCTGGGCCACGAGAAGTCGCTGGCGCACGGGCCGTTCCCGGTCGCCGACGAGCGCTACCTGGTCGACGACACCGTCGAACTGCCGGTTCAGGTCAACGGCAAGGTCCGCAGCAAGATCACCGTGGCGGCCGATGCGGACAAGGCCGCGGTCGAGGCGGCGGCCTTGGCGGACGACAAGGTGCAGGGCTTTCTGGCCGGTGCGGCGCCGAAGAAGATCATCGTGGTGCCGGGCCGGCTGATCAACCTCGTCGTCTGA